The genomic window GAGCAGGGCATTGATATTGAAGTGTCTGTAAATTTATCTGCATTGGATTTATTAGAAGACGAATTGCCAGATTATGTCGCATCGCTTCTACAAGAACATAATATTGCTGCAGCTAAGCTGTGCTTAGAGGTTACCGAAAGCGCTCTAATGCGCGATGCAGAACACAGCCTTGCAAATTTACACCGCTTTAATCGTTTGGGGTGCGCTCTGTCGGTAGATGATTATGGTACTGGTTATTCGTCTTTGTCTCAGCTTAAGCAGCTGCCGGTGTCGGAATTAAAAATAGATAAGTCGTTTGTATTGCAATTAGATCAAAACAAAGACGACCAATTTATTGTGCAATCTACAATTGAGTTGGGCCACAGTTTGGGGTTAAGCGTAACTGCCGAGGGTGTGGAGAACGAGGCTAGTGGTGCCATATTACGGTCTTACGGGTGCGATACTTTGCAGGGGTATTTTTATAGTAAGCCCGCGCCATTACCTGAGTTTTCGCTTTGGGTTAAAAATTATATTGCGAATGTTCACTCATGGAGTGCGAATGAATAATAGTATACAGCGTGCCGTGTTTACTTTCTGTGTGGCAGCTTGTTTGGCTGCCAATACGCAAGCCGATCGCCCTGGTAGCCGGGTTATTGCAACCGGTGCCGTTAGTACGATTGAAGGTGCCGCTGGTGGTGGCATTGTGCCCATGGCGGTGCTTTCTGGCTACGGTAGTAACGAAGAGCATGGAGGTGCCGTGTTTGCTAGTAAAGTTGCCACGTCCGACTACGCGCTTACGGTACTGGGGGCAAGCTGGAGTTATGCTAACAGGGTGGAGTTTTCGTTGGCTCAGCAGACGCTACAACATGAAACCTTGTCTGGCGCGCTGGGGGTGGACGACACCACAATAGCGCAGCGTATAGTGGGTATAAAAGTAAGAGTTGCCGGTGATGTGCTTTATACGTCTATACCTCAAATTAGCGTAGGGTTGCAGCACAAGACCAATTTGGACTTTTTTATTCCATCGGCAGCAGGGGCCAAAGAAGACAGTGGCTTAGATATATACGCCAGTGCCTCTAAAGTGTATTTGGGCGGGCTGGAGGGGTATAACCTATTACTTAACGGTACTTTGCGGGCGACTAAGGCTAATCAGACTGGGCTGGTAGGCTTTGGTGGAGATAAAAACAGCGAGCACCAGCTGCAAGTGGAGCTATCCGCCGGCATATTTTTAAATAAACACCTTTTGATTGGCGCAGAGTACAAGCAAAAGCCAGATAACCTAAGTTTTGCTGCAGAAGATGACTGGCAAACAGCGTTCGTAGCTTGGTTTCCCAATAAGCGGCTCGCGGTGGTAGCCGGTGCGGTAGATCTTGGGGAGGTTGCCACCTTGCCCAAGCAAACCGGCTGGTATTTATCTTTCCAGGGGAGCTTGTAATCATGTTTAGCGCGATTAGAACCGTATCTATTGGAATGATTGCAACCCTATTGTTACTGGGGTGCAGTAGTTTGCAGGGGCAAAACCAGACTCTTTATAAGCAGTTGGGTGGGCAAGATGGAGTTTCTGCGCTTACTAGGCAATTGCTAATTAATATGGCCGCAGATAATCGCATAGCCCCTAGGTTCCGCGGGGTGAATATAGGCAAGTTTAAAACAGGGTTAGATACCTACCTGTGTAGCATTACCGATGGTGGCTGTGTGTATGGTGGTGACAGCATCAAAACTATTCACTCTGGCTACAATTACACTGCAACAGAGTTTAACGCGCTTGTTGAAAACCTCATGCAAGCCATGGAAACGCTGCAGATCCCTACGGCAACCCAAAACAAGCTGCTGGCCAAATTGGCGCCAAGCTACCAAGATGTGGTTTATCAGTAGCTGTCTGCGGCTATAGCTGCTCAGGGCGAGGAGCTATAGAGGTTAAACAAACCTAAAATATACCCAATCCTTAATTGAGAAAGAAAGGCTTTTCTGGTAATCTGGCGCCCCATCTTAAGGGCGGTATTCAAAGGTCGATTTTTCTCCTTTTCGAGTCCCCCACCTTCCGGCCCAGCCGGATTTCGGCAGAGCATTGGCTGGGCACAATTCAACAGATCACTGTTCAAGATCAATTAGTCACAGATCACAAGGGTTTACATGACGCGTTTTATTTTCGTAACGGGTGGTGTTGTTTCGTCATTGGGTAAAGGAATTGCCTCGGCGTCACTCGCTGCAGTACTTGAGGCCCGCGGCCTTAAAGTGACCATCCTCAAGCTTGATCCATATATCAACGTAGACCCGGGCACCATGAGCCCTTTCCAGCACGGGGAAGTTTTTGTTACCGATGACGGCGCAGAAACCGATTTGGATCTTGGTCACTATGAGCGCTTCATTCGCACCCGTATGACCAAGCGCAACAACTTCACCACCGGGCGCGTGTACGAAACCGTATTGCGCAAAGAGCGCCGCGGTGACTACCTTGGTGGAACTGTTCAGGTTATTCCCCATATTACCGATGAGATTAAGCGCCGCATCTTAGCTGGCGGCGACGGTGTAGATATTGCGCTAGTAGAGATTGGCGGCACCGTGGGTGATATTGAATCCCAGCCGTTCTTAGAAGCTGTGCGTCAGCTTAAAGTGGAGCTAGGCAACCAGCGCGCATTGCTTATGCACCTTACGCTTGTGCCCTATATTGCTACAGCAGGCGAAACCAAAACTAAGCCTACCCAGCACTCGGTAAAAGAGTTGCGTTCTATAGGCTTACAGCCAGACATTTTATTGTGCCGCTCAGAGAAAGAAATAGACGTAGATTCACGCCGTAAAATTTCTTTGTTTACCAACGTAGAAGAGCGCGCAGTTGTACCGCTACCAGATGCGAAAAGCATCTACCTCATTCCTCGCTTGTTACAAAGCTATAACCTAGACCAAATCGTATTAGATAAATTTGGCCTAGAAGCCGCAGAAACAGATTTGGCAGAATGGGATGAAGTTGTACGCCGTGAGCAAAACCCAGAGCATGCCGTTACCATTGCAATGGTAGGCAAGTATATGGATCTGCTCGATGCCTATAAGTCGCTTAACGAAGCGCTGTTGCATGCAGGCTTACACACCTTAACCAAAGTTAAGATTAACTACATCAATGCAGAAGATGTAGAAACTCAAGGCGTAAGCATTCTAGAAGATGCCGACGCGATATTAGTGCCTGGCGGTTTTGGTGAGCGCGGTTTAGAAGGCAAATTAATGGCCGTGCGCTATGCGCGTGAA from Saccharophagus degradans 2-40 includes these protein-coding regions:
- a CDS encoding group I truncated hemoglobin, coding for MFSAIRTVSIGMIATLLLLGCSSLQGQNQTLYKQLGGQDGVSALTRQLLINMAADNRIAPRFRGVNIGKFKTGLDTYLCSITDGGCVYGGDSIKTIHSGYNYTATEFNALVENLMQAMETLQIPTATQNKLLAKLAPSYQDVVYQ
- a CDS encoding CTP synthase, which gives rise to MTRFIFVTGGVVSSLGKGIASASLAAVLEARGLKVTILKLDPYINVDPGTMSPFQHGEVFVTDDGAETDLDLGHYERFIRTRMTKRNNFTTGRVYETVLRKERRGDYLGGTVQVIPHITDEIKRRILAGGDGVDIALVEIGGTVGDIESQPFLEAVRQLKVELGNQRALLMHLTLVPYIATAGETKTKPTQHSVKELRSIGLQPDILLCRSEKEIDVDSRRKISLFTNVEERAVVPLPDAKSIYLIPRLLQSYNLDQIVLDKFGLEAAETDLAEWDEVVRREQNPEHAVTIAMVGKYMDLLDAYKSLNEALLHAGLHTLTKVKINYINAEDVETQGVSILEDADAILVPGGFGERGLEGKLMAVRYARENKVPYLGICLGMQTAVIEFARNVLKLDGANSTEFDRKSPFPVIGLITEWINEEGKVETRDESSDLGGTMRLGAQECHLEENSRIREIYGKANIIERHRHRFEVNNRFLDQLRQGGLRIGGWSSDDTLVEVVEVPDHPWFVACQFHPEFTSTPRDGHPLFTSYIQAAVEQNERAK
- a CDS encoding DUF3034 family protein; the protein is MNNSIQRAVFTFCVAACLAANTQADRPGSRVIATGAVSTIEGAAGGGIVPMAVLSGYGSNEEHGGAVFASKVATSDYALTVLGASWSYANRVEFSLAQQTLQHETLSGALGVDDTTIAQRIVGIKVRVAGDVLYTSIPQISVGLQHKTNLDFFIPSAAGAKEDSGLDIYASASKVYLGGLEGYNLLLNGTLRATKANQTGLVGFGGDKNSEHQLQVELSAGIFLNKHLLIGAEYKQKPDNLSFAAEDDWQTAFVAWFPNKRLAVVAGAVDLGEVATLPKQTGWYLSFQGSL